From the genome of Caloranaerobacter sp. TR13, one region includes:
- a CDS encoding DnaD domain-containing protein, which yields MSFYKEITDIDLGDTPIENIFINDFMPMANGTYVKVYLLGYKYANDKDTNIEVTNETIAKHLNIPLSDVLKAWDFWEEKGIIKKHPKEDDQYNYIVEFLNLKQLYINNNYKPITSKTIKHTENTYYSCSVDDLIEANKNTTIQDMFYSINQIIRRPLVPNEKKKILEWIYNYNMDPQIVVKAFFYSVERRNKKNVNYVEGIIRNWYDMNITNLKALEQYLETKDKRFKIYERVMKALGFNFRPPSEAERKVIDKWFDEWKFDLDIVLKACENTKKTSNPSINYIDGILSSWYSKGIKNVNEIEEKDKPKTNQKSANQNKVKTKFHNFEQRTSKYTSDELDKIVRKIFEEKTHKKNT from the coding sequence TTGTCTTTCTATAAAGAAATTACTGATATAGACTTAGGGGATACCCCAATTGAAAATATTTTTATCAACGACTTTATGCCAATGGCTAATGGAACCTATGTCAAAGTGTATTTATTAGGATATAAATATGCTAATGATAAAGACACTAATATTGAAGTTACTAATGAAACTATCGCAAAACATCTGAATATTCCTTTATCAGATGTGCTAAAAGCTTGGGACTTTTGGGAAGAAAAAGGTATAATTAAAAAACATCCTAAAGAAGATGATCAATATAACTATATTGTTGAGTTTTTAAACTTAAAACAGCTATATATTAATAACAACTACAAACCAATAACATCTAAAACTATTAAGCATACTGAAAACACATACTATTCTTGTTCCGTAGACGATTTAATTGAAGCAAATAAAAACACTACAATTCAAGATATGTTCTATTCAATAAATCAAATAATCAGACGCCCTCTGGTACCTAATGAAAAGAAAAAAATCCTTGAATGGATATATAACTATAATATGGATCCTCAAATAGTTGTTAAAGCCTTCTTTTATTCCGTAGAAAGAAGAAACAAAAAAAATGTTAATTACGTAGAAGGAATAATAAGAAACTGGTATGATATGAATATTACTAATTTAAAAGCATTAGAACAGTATTTAGAAACTAAAGATAAAAGATTCAAAATCTACGAAAGAGTCATGAAAGCTTTAGGCTTTAATTTTAGACCACCTAGCGAAGCAGAAAGAAAAGTAATAGACAAATGGTTTGATGAATGGAAATTCGATTTAGATATTGTATTAAAAGCATGTGAAAATACTAAAAAAACATCAAATCCAAGTATAAATTATATAGATGGCATACTTTCATCTTGGTACAGTAAAGGAATTAAAAATGTTAATGAAATTGAAGAAAAGGACAAGCCAAAAACTAATCAAAAATCTGCAAATCAAAATAAAGTTAAAACTAAATTCCATAATTTTGAACAGAGAACTTCTAAATATACTTCAGATGAACTAGACAAGATCGTAAGAAAAATTTTCGAAGAAAAAACTCATAAGAAAAATACTTAA